Proteins from one Oscillatoria nigro-viridis PCC 7112 genomic window:
- the yhdJ gene encoding adenine-specific DNA-methyltransferase produces MKIFEIDEHKLILGDVLEVLGSEIQDNSIDLIFADPPYNIGKNFNGFKDKWEFENDYLEWSYSWLNLCVNKLKHNGSLYLMASTQSMPYFDLYLRDRLTILSRIVWYYDSSGVQAKKFYGSLYEPILYCVKDKRNYTFNSSDILVEAKTGSVRKLIDYRKATPSVYNSKKVPGNVWEFPRVRYRMREYEEHPTQKPTSLLERIIKASSNEGDVVLDIFSGTFTTSFVAKQLNRKSIGIELQEKYLQIGLRRLQITPDESEEALMSEVKSGEVSPQQLTINLQL; encoded by the coding sequence ATGAAAATCTTTGAAATTGACGAGCACAAGCTCATTTTAGGAGATGTGTTAGAAGTGCTTGGCAGTGAAATTCAAGACAACTCAATAGATTTGATTTTTGCCGATCCCCCCTATAATATTGGCAAAAATTTTAATGGTTTTAAAGACAAGTGGGAATTTGAAAATGATTATTTAGAATGGAGTTATAGTTGGTTAAACTTATGTGTTAACAAGCTCAAGCATAACGGCAGTTTGTATCTAATGGCGTCAACTCAAAGTATGCCCTACTTTGATTTATATTTGCGCGATCGTTTAACAATCCTTTCTCGAATAGTGTGGTATTATGACAGTTCGGGCGTACAAGCAAAAAAATTTTACGGTTCTCTGTACGAACCAATTTTATATTGCGTCAAAGACAAACGAAATTATACATTCAATTCCTCAGATATTCTGGTAGAGGCAAAAACCGGATCTGTTAGAAAGCTAATTGACTACCGCAAGGCTACACCATCAGTATATAATTCTAAAAAAGTTCCAGGTAATGTGTGGGAGTTTCCGAGAGTGAGATATCGTATGCGTGAGTATGAGGAACATCCTACCCAAAAACCAACATCATTGTTAGAAAGAATTATCAAAGCCAGTAGTAATGAGGGCGACGTTGTACTAGATATATTTTCGGGAACTTTTACAACATCATTTGTTGCCAAGCAGCTTAACAGAAAGTCAATCGGCATAGAATTACAAGAAAAGTATCTACAAATAGGATTGCGGAGGTTGCAAATTACCCCCGATGAGAGTGAAGAGGCTCTCATGTCTGAAGTCAAATCCGGTGAAGTTTCGCCACAGCAGCTAACAATAAACTTACAGCTATAA
- the hpxZ gene encoding oxalurate catabolism protein HpxZ codes for MTVINDYAVVTELTELYLKYEKALCTNDIETLDNLFWDAPEVVRFGVTENLYGSDEVRAFRKGRSPVNVDREMFNLKVVTFDRDTAAVTLEFRRVMDGVVRLGRQSQMWRKFPQGWKIVSAHVSLLPV; via the coding sequence ATGACTGTTATCAATGATTATGCTGTGGTGACTGAGTTAACTGAACTATATTTAAAATACGAAAAAGCTCTGTGTACGAACGATATTGAAACTCTCGATAATTTGTTCTGGGATGCGCCGGAAGTCGTGCGGTTTGGGGTGACGGAGAACCTGTACGGGAGCGATGAGGTGAGGGCTTTTCGCAAAGGACGATCGCCTGTAAATGTCGATCGAGAAATGTTCAACCTCAAAGTCGTGACATTCGACAGAGACACGGCGGCTGTGACGCTGGAATTCCGCCGTGTAATGGATGGAGTGGTGCGGCTGGGGCGGCAGAGTCAGATGTGGCGGAAGTTTCCTCAAGGGTGGAAGATTGTTTCGGCTCACGTTTCTTTGTTGCCAGTGTAG
- a CDS encoding peptidylprolyl isomerase — protein sequence MTRAIMETEKGTINLELFDADAPNTVKNFVDLAEKGFYDGLTFHRVIPNFMIQGGCPKGNGTGGPGYKIKCEINSNKHLAGTLSMAHAGRDTGGSQFFICHSPQSHLDGVHTTFGKTEDMSVVNAIRQGDKIISLKIEH from the coding sequence ATGACCCGCGCTATTATGGAAACCGAGAAAGGCACAATCAATTTGGAATTGTTCGATGCGGATGCGCCTAACACAGTGAAGAATTTTGTTGACTTGGCGGAAAAAGGTTTTTACGATGGATTGACTTTTCACCGAGTCATTCCTAACTTTATGATTCAAGGTGGCTGTCCCAAAGGCAATGGAACGGGCGGCCCCGGCTACAAAATCAAGTGCGAAATTAACTCCAACAAACATTTGGCAGGAACTTTATCGATGGCTCACGCAGGCCGCGATACGGGTGGCAGCCAATTCTTTATTTGCCATTCTCCCCAGTCTCATCTAGATGGAGTTCACACAACTTTTGGCAAAACTGAGGATATGTCTGTCGTCAATGCTATCCGCCAAGGTGACAAAATTATTTCGCTGAAAATTGAGCATTAA
- a CDS encoding prohibitin family protein, which yields MKSQSFQSISSAFAGILLVGALLIAFNSFVVINPGEAGVVSVLGKARDGALLEGFHLRPPLISKVDVYDVTVQKFEVPAQSATKDLQDLNASFAINFRLDPARIVDVRRTQGTLENIVSKIIAPQTQEAFKTAAALRTAEQSITQRSELKRDFDTALKDRLSKYDVIVLDTSVVNIRFSTDFAKAVEEKQVAEQRAQRAVYVAQEAEQQAQADINRAQGRAEAQRLLAETLKAQGGNLVLQKEAIEAWRSGGAQMPKVLVMGAGSSRVPFIFNMSDIQEEPDRPQVTNN from the coding sequence TTGAAAAGTCAAAGTTTCCAGAGTATATCATCAGCATTCGCTGGGATTCTATTAGTAGGCGCGCTACTCATCGCCTTCAACTCTTTTGTCGTCATCAATCCAGGTGAAGCAGGAGTAGTCAGCGTTTTAGGAAAAGCCAGAGATGGAGCATTGTTAGAGGGGTTTCACCTCAGACCCCCGCTGATCTCCAAGGTAGATGTGTACGATGTAACAGTGCAAAAATTTGAAGTTCCCGCCCAGAGTGCTACTAAAGACCTTCAGGATTTAAATGCTAGTTTTGCGATCAACTTTCGCCTCGATCCTGCGAGAATAGTTGATGTCCGAAGGACTCAAGGAACATTGGAGAATATAGTTTCAAAAATTATTGCTCCTCAGACGCAAGAAGCATTTAAAACAGCCGCTGCACTGAGAACCGCCGAACAATCTATTACTCAAAGAAGTGAACTGAAGCGAGACTTTGATACTGCGCTGAAGGACAGGCTATCCAAATATGATGTAATCGTACTCGATACGAGCGTTGTTAACATTCGATTCTCGACAGATTTTGCGAAAGCGGTTGAGGAGAAACAGGTTGCTGAACAGCGGGCACAAAGGGCTGTTTATGTGGCTCAGGAAGCAGAACAGCAGGCTCAAGCCGACATTAACCGCGCTCAAGGTAGGGCTGAAGCTCAAAGACTTTTGGCTGAAACTTTGAAGGCTCAGGGCGGCAATTTAGTTCTGCAAAAAGAGGCGATCGAAGCTTGGAGAAGCGGGGGAGCTCAGATGCCAAAAGTGCTGGTTATGGGCGCAGGTTCGAGTCGGGTTCCTTTCATTTTTAATATGAGCGATATTCAGGAAGAACCCGATCGCCCGCAAGTGACAAACAATTAA